TAAAAGATGGATATAGAACTAAAGATTTAGCTGAATTTGATGCTAAAGAAGTTTTAACTACTACAGAAATGGGTGATGTAATCGCCAACTATATAAACAAATAATAAAGAAGGATACTCCTTCTTTATTCCTCTAAAGATGTTTTCTTAAAAAATAACTTATTTTATTGTAATTAATAATCTTTTATGTTAGAATGTAAAAAAGCCTAACTAGGAAATCAGATTATGAATGAAAAAAAATATAGATTAGTAACACGAAGTGACATGGATGGACTTGTATGTGGTACTTTATTAAAATATCTAGATATTATTGATAAAATTGAGTTTGTACACCCAAAAGACATGCAAGATGGAAAAGTTGAAGTAACTTCTAATGATATTACAACTAACCTTCCTTATGTAGAAGGTGTGAATCTAGCTTTCGATCATCACTATTCTGAAACACTAAGAAATGAAAAGAAAGATAATCATATAATTGACCCGGATGCTAACAGTGCAGCTCAAGTTGTTTTTGAATATTATGGAGGTGATGATAAATTTCCTGGATATTTCACTGCAATGATGAATGGAGCAAATAAAGCAGATTCTGCAGATTTTACTGAAGAAGAGATTCTAAGTCCAAGAGGCTGGCCAATGTTAAGCTTCTTAATGGATTCTAGAACTGGTTTAGGAAGATTTAGAGAATTCAGAATTTCAAATTATCAATTAATGATGGATTTAATTGATTATTGTGCTAAACATAATATTGATGAAATCTTAGAATTAGAAGATATAAAAGAAAGAATTGACTTATATTTTAAATATGAAGATCAATTTAAAGAACAATTAATAAGATGTACTACTATTAAAGATAATTTACTAATTATTGATTATACAAATGAAGAGATTATTTATCCTGGAAATAGATTTATGATTTATGCAATGCATCCTGAAATAAATATATCTATTCATAAAGTTTGGGGTAAAGATAAACAAAATATTGTATTTAGTACTGGAAAATCAATTATAAATAAAAGCTCGAAAACAAATATTGGAGAATTAATGCTTTCATATGGTGGAGGAGGGCATAAAGCTGCTGGTGGATGTCAAATAGACATTGATAAAGCTGATACAGTTTTAGAAGAGTTAATTAAAAAAATTAATGAAGATGGTTAAAAATTAAATAAAAAGCTTATAGCTTTTTATTTAACTCTTCATAAAACTTATCAAAAGATGGTAAGTCAAGTTTTGCAACTCTCTGAAGTTTTCCCCACATAGGTTCAGGAAAATATGAATCTTCTTCAAATCTTGCCATAATATGAAAATGCACATGAGGCATATAGTTTCCAAATGATGCAATATTTATTTTTTTTGGTTTGAAATAT
This sequence is a window from Poseidonibacter parvus. Protein-coding genes within it:
- a CDS encoding exopolyphosphatase → MNEKKYRLVTRSDMDGLVCGTLLKYLDIIDKIEFVHPKDMQDGKVEVTSNDITTNLPYVEGVNLAFDHHYSETLRNEKKDNHIIDPDANSAAQVVFEYYGGDDKFPGYFTAMMNGANKADSADFTEEEILSPRGWPMLSFLMDSRTGLGRFREFRISNYQLMMDLIDYCAKHNIDEILELEDIKERIDLYFKYEDQFKEQLIRCTTIKDNLLIIDYTNEEIIYPGNRFMIYAMHPEINISIHKVWGKDKQNIVFSTGKSIINKSSKTNIGELMLSYGGGGHKAAGGCQIDIDKADTVLEELIKKINEDG
- a CDS encoding HIT family protein; this encodes MSIIYKNELIKIEIENSEIPWLKIFTNKEIKEFSQCDNETKLEIFRCLDIIEKQMLEYFKPKKINIASFGNYMPHVHFHIMARFEEDSYFPEPMWGKLQRVAKLDLPSFDKFYEELNKKL